AGCTATTGTTACATCTTTTAGGAGCTATTATTGCAGTTACATTTGTGGTGATGCTTGCCATGGGTTGGCGAGGTGGTTTAGTGGTATTTCTTTCGGTACCCATAACTTTTGCTTTAACCATGTTTAGCTATTATTTTCTAGATTATACACTTAACCGAATTACTCTTTTTGCTTTGGTTTTTGTAACGGGTATTGTAGTCGATGATTCTATTATTATTGCTGAAAATATGCACCGGCATTTTAAAATGAAACAATTGCCATTTATGCAAGCAGCATTGCGTTCCATCGACGAGGTTGGTAATCCTACTATTTTAGCAACATTTACTGTAATTGCAGCGGTTTTACCAATGGTTTTCGTTTCCGGATTAATGGGACCATACATGAGTCCTATGCCAATAGGTGCTTCTATTGCTATGATATTTTCACTTTTAGTAGCCTTAACTATAACACCTTATTTAGCTTACCGATTGTTAAGATTTAATGAAAAAGAGGATGAAAATGAAGAAAAATTTAAACTAGAAGATTCTAAAATTTATAAGATTTATAAGGCTACCATAAGCCCTATGCTTGAATCGAAAGTAAAGCGCTGGAGTTTTATTGGTTTTGTGAGTGTTTTGTTACTGGCATCGATGACATTGATTTACTTTAAGTTTGTTGCAGTAAAAATGTTGCCATTCGATAACAAGAATGAATTTCAGGTAATTATTGATATGCCCGAAGGAACCACTCTCGAAAGAACAGCTGTTGTGGCTAAAGAGTTGGCTAACTATATTGCTCAGCAGGAAAATGTAACCGATTATCAGACCTATGTAGGAACTGCAGCTCCTATGAATTTTAATGGTTTGGTTCGTCATTACGATTTAAGAAGAGGATCGAATGTAGCTGATATTCAAGTTAACTTAACCCACAAGAACGAAAGAAATTTGCAGAGTCATGACATTGCCAAGGCATTGAGACCTGGTTTGCAGGAAATTGGCAAAAAATTTAATGCAAATGTTAAAGTAGTGGAAGTTCCACCAGGACCGCCAGTAATGTCAACATTAGTAGCAGAAATTTATGGTCCTGAAGCTGAAGGTCAAATTCAAATTGCGAAACAGGTAAAATCTATTTTTGCAAAAACTGATGATGTAGTAGATATAGACTGGCTGGTAGAAGATGATCAAACAGAATTTCAGTTTAATGTTGATAAGGAAAAGGCTATGTTGGCCGGAGTTTCTACACAACAGGTTGTTCATACTTTAAATATGGCTCTTAGGGGCAATGAGGTATCTCAATTGTATCAGGAACATGAACACGAGCAGGTAGGTATAGATCTTCGTTTGCACGAAAAGGACAGAAGCAGTTTAAGCGATTTAAAAAAGATAAATATCTTAACACAAGGCGGACAGTTAATTCCTATTGGCGATATTGTTGATATTCGTGAAAAAATTAAAGAAAAGAGTATCTACAGAAAGAATCAAAAACGGGTTGTGTATGTAACTGCCGATGTTGCGGGAAAATTGGAAAGTCCGGTTTATGGTATTATGGAAATTTCTGATCGCTTGTCGGATGTTAAAATGCCCGAAGGATATGAATTAATGGAAGAGTACACCGAGCAACCATTTCTGGAAGACAATTACAGCTTAAAATGGGATGGTGAGTGGCAAATTACCTACGAAGTATTTCGCGATTTGGGAACTGCATTTGCTGTTGTTTTATTGGTGATATATATGCTAATTATAGGATGGTTTCAGAACTTTAAAGTACCATTTGTAATGATGATTTCCATTCCTTTATCTCTGGTAGGAATTTTAATTGGCCACTGGATGTTAGGTGCTTTTTTTACGGCAACATCAATGATTGGTTTAATCGCTTTAGCAGGAATAATGGTGAGGAATGCCATACTTCTAATCGATTTTATTAATCTGAGGTTGAAAGATGGAGTTCCTTTAAAAGAGGCCGTAATTGAAGCAGGAGCGGTGCGTACAACTCCAATTTTATTAACTGCAGGTACTGTTGTTATTGGAGCTGTTGTAATTCTTTTCGATCCAATTTTTCAGGGATTAGCCATTTCTTTAATGGGAGGATCAATAGCTTCAACATTCTTAACACTTGTAATTGTTCCATTAATATATTACATGACAGAGAAGAAAAAATATTCTAAGAAAACCGAAAATATTCAGGTAACAGAGAATAATGATTAGTAAATCTTAATATCAAAAATATGAAAGTA
This genomic interval from uncultured Marinifilum sp. contains the following:
- a CDS encoding efflux RND transporter permease subunit, whose product is MKTGFAGGIANLFIKSKLTPLLMIAFMVIGVYSAYLTPREEEPQIDVPIADIFLMYPGASPLEIESRVMQPLEKVVANIPGVEYVYSTSMPGQAMLIVQFVVGEDIERSLVKMYNEIMKHMDQMPKGTSMPLIKTRAIDDVPVLGLTFWSENYNDFQLKRIAQEVNNEIEKVGEVSETKVIGGRSRQVRVVLDREQMASYNIDALSIAQQIQISNQQIGSGSFNSHDTEYLVETGQFLENTEDVSNLVVGVYKNSPIYLKQVAKVIDGPEIPSQYVSFGYGKVNDAKKKYAGEYSAVTISVAKRRGADAMKVAEQILNKVEVLKKDLIPSDVNVDVTRNYGETASDKVSELLLHLLGAIIAVTFVVMLAMGWRGGLVVFLSVPITFALTMFSYYFLDYTLNRITLFALVFVTGIVVDDSIIIAENMHRHFKMKQLPFMQAALRSIDEVGNPTILATFTVIAAVLPMVFVSGLMGPYMSPMPIGASIAMIFSLLVALTITPYLAYRLLRFNEKEDENEEKFKLEDSKIYKIYKATISPMLESKVKRWSFIGFVSVLLLASMTLIYFKFVAVKMLPFDNKNEFQVIIDMPEGTTLERTAVVAKELANYIAQQENVTDYQTYVGTAAPMNFNGLVRHYDLRRGSNVADIQVNLTHKNERNLQSHDIAKALRPGLQEIGKKFNANVKVVEVPPGPPVMSTLVAEIYGPEAEGQIQIAKQVKSIFAKTDDVVDIDWLVEDDQTEFQFNVDKEKAMLAGVSTQQVVHTLNMALRGNEVSQLYQEHEHEQVGIDLRLHEKDRSSLSDLKKINILTQGGQLIPIGDIVDIREKIKEKSIYRKNQKRVVYVTADVAGKLESPVYGIMEISDRLSDVKMPEGYELMEEYTEQPFLEDNYSLKWDGEWQITYEVFRDLGTAFAVVLLVIYMLIIGWFQNFKVPFVMMISIPLSLVGILIGHWMLGAFFTATSMIGLIALAGIMVRNAILLIDFINLRLKDGVPLKEAVIEAGAVRTTPILLTAGTVVIGAVVILFDPIFQGLAISLMGGSIASTFLTLVIVPLIYYMTEKKKYSKKTENIQVTENND